A DNA window from Pedomonas mirosovicensis contains the following coding sequences:
- a CDS encoding lipid II flippase MurJ encodes MRGGDTKTPLYASLTGIAANVALKVALMGPLAQVGLALATSVGAWINVGLVIFLARRKGYFALDARFKRSAGIVALAALGLGLVLWAGNTWLPRLMLHLPAFRAEAMLAIMAVAGGAVYGGVVWLGLKARRRAA; translated from the coding sequence ATGCGCGGGGGGGACACCAAAACGCCCCTCTATGCCTCGCTCACCGGCATTGCCGCCAACGTGGCGCTGAAGGTGGCGCTGATGGGACCGCTGGCGCAGGTGGGGCTGGCGCTGGCCACGTCCGTCGGCGCGTGGATCAACGTGGGGCTGGTGATTTTCCTTGCTCGCCGCAAGGGCTACTTCGCACTGGATGCCCGGTTCAAGCGCAGCGCCGGCATCGTTGCGCTCGCCGCGCTCGGCCTTGGCCTCGTGCTGTGGGCAGGCAACACGTGGCTGCCCCGCCTGATGCTGCACCTGCCCGCCTTCCGGGCGGAAGCGATGCTCGCCATCATGGCCGTGGCGGGCGGCGCGGTTTACGGCGGCGTGGTC
- the hemC gene encoding hydroxymethylbilane synthase — protein MTPKSKLVIGTRGSPLALAQAHMVQAGVAQHLGWPVEAIEVAIFKTSGDRIQDKPLSEFGGKGLFTKELDEALLDGRIDLAVHSMKDVPTRLPGEMVLAAILPREDVRDRLIAPSAKSVDDLPHGARIGTSSLRRGAQMKLLRPDFVIVPFRGNVQTRLDKLARGEADATLLAAAGLRRLDMDHVGAAIPTEQMLPAPAQAAIGVTVRTEDDFTRNAVGALNHADTALAVAAERAFLARLDGSCRTPIAALATLEADGAVLLRGQILSPDGAHHVEGQSRGRPEEAAAMATDLAEALIGQGGLAIKALFG, from the coding sequence GTGACCCCCAAGTCTAAACTCGTGATTGGAACGCGTGGCAGCCCGCTGGCGCTGGCTCAGGCCCACATGGTGCAGGCAGGCGTGGCGCAGCATCTCGGCTGGCCGGTGGAGGCGATCGAGGTCGCCATCTTCAAGACCAGCGGCGATCGCATTCAGGACAAGCCTCTCTCGGAATTCGGCGGAAAAGGCTTGTTCACCAAGGAGTTGGACGAAGCGTTGCTGGACGGGCGCATCGATCTTGCCGTTCATTCCATGAAGGACGTGCCGACCCGCCTGCCGGGGGAGATGGTCCTCGCCGCCATCCTGCCGCGCGAGGACGTGCGGGACCGGCTGATCGCCCCCAGCGCGAAAAGCGTGGACGATCTGCCGCACGGCGCGCGAATCGGCACCTCGTCCTTGAGGCGCGGCGCGCAGATGAAGCTGCTGCGGCCGGATTTCGTCATTGTGCCGTTCCGGGGCAACGTGCAGACGCGCCTCGACAAGCTGGCGCGCGGCGAGGCGGACGCGACCTTGCTGGCTGCCGCCGGGCTGCGGCGGCTGGATATGGACCACGTGGGCGCGGCCATTCCCACCGAGCAGATGCTACCGGCCCCGGCGCAGGCGGCGATCGGCGTCACCGTGCGGACGGAGGATGACTTCACCCGCAACGCGGTCGGCGCGCTCAACCATGCGGACACCGCCCTTGCGGTGGCGGCGGAGCGGGCGTTCCTCGCCCGGCTGGACGGCTCCTGCCGCACGCCCATCGCTGCGCTGGCGACGCTGGAGGCGGATGGCGCGGTGCTGCTGCGCGGGCAGATCCTGAGCCCCGATGGCGCGCACCATGTGGAGGGCCAGTCTCGCGGGCGGCCGGAAGAAGCCGCCGCCATGGCGACCGACCTTGCCGAGGCGCTGATCGGGCAGGGCGGCCTGGCCATCAAGGCGCTGTTCGGATAA
- the tsaD gene encoding tRNA (adenosine(37)-N6)-threonylcarbamoyltransferase complex transferase subunit TsaD: MARELTVLGLESSCDETAAAIVRLDRAILANRVAGQEEEHRPYGGVVPEIAARAHADKLAPLVQQALDDAGLTLADVDAIAATAGPGLIGGVMVGLVTGKALALAAGKPLIAVNHLEGHALSPRLVADVDFPYMLLLVSGGHCQLLEVRGIGDYRRLGTTIDDAAGEAFDKVAKLLKLGFPGGPAVERTAKAGDAQRFPLPRPLKGTAEPHFSFAGLKTAVLREVEKLGEPTEQDKADLAASFQAAVVDCIIDRTKKALALAPQVTALVVGGGVAANTAIRTALTELAASRGLPFIAPPHWLCTDNAAMIAWAGLERLQLGLTDSLDVPARARWPLDQSAPKAPGAGVKA; the protein is encoded by the coding sequence ATGGCGCGTGAGTTGACAGTTCTGGGGCTCGAATCAAGCTGCGACGAAACGGCGGCTGCGATCGTGCGTCTCGACCGCGCGATTCTGGCCAATCGCGTCGCGGGTCAGGAGGAGGAGCACCGTCCCTACGGCGGCGTGGTGCCCGAGATCGCCGCCCGCGCCCATGCGGACAAGCTGGCCCCGCTGGTCCAGCAGGCCCTCGACGACGCCGGGCTGACGCTCGCCGACGTGGACGCCATCGCCGCTACCGCCGGGCCGGGGCTCATCGGCGGGGTGATGGTGGGCCTCGTCACCGGCAAGGCGCTGGCGCTGGCGGCGGGCAAGCCGCTCATCGCCGTCAACCATCTGGAAGGCCACGCCCTCTCCCCCCGCCTGGTCGCGGATGTGGACTTCCCCTACATGCTGCTGCTGGTCTCGGGCGGGCACTGCCAGCTCTTGGAAGTGCGCGGCATCGGCGACTACCGGCGGCTGGGCACCACCATCGACGACGCGGCGGGCGAGGCCTTCGACAAGGTAGCAAAGCTCCTGAAGCTGGGCTTTCCCGGCGGCCCTGCGGTAGAGCGCACGGCAAAGGCGGGCGATGCCCAACGCTTCCCCCTGCCCCGGCCGCTGAAGGGCACCGCCGAGCCGCACTTCTCCTTCGCCGGCCTCAAGACCGCCGTGCTGCGCGAAGTCGAAAAGCTGGGCGAGCCGACCGAGCAGGACAAGGCGGACCTTGCCGCTTCCTTCCAGGCGGCCGTTGTAGACTGCATCATCGACCGCACGAAAAAGGCGCTGGCGCTGGCTCCGCAGGTGACGGCACTTGTGGTGGGCGGGGGCGTTGCCGCCAACACCGCCATCCGCACCGCGCTGACGGAGCTTGCGGCTTCGCGCGGCCTGCCGTTCATTGCCCCGCCGCACTGGCTCTGCACCGACAACGCGGCCATGATCGCCTGGGCGGGGCTGGAGCGCTTGCAACTGGGGCTGACCGACAGCCTCGATGTGCCCGCACGGGCGCGCTGGCCGCTGGACCAGTCCGCCCCCAAGGCGCCGGGCGCGGGCGTCAAGGCATAG
- a CDS encoding flavin reductase family protein, with amino-acid sequence MTKAKQPFPVSEVRRYLEPGPIVLVSSRWQGRDNIMTMGWHTVLEFTPSLVGCMISSGNHSFQMIRNSRQCVINLPTTALTDTVVGIGNCSGSSTDKFAAFSLTPEEAEEVDAPLIRECHASFECRLHDDAMVDRYNFFIFEVVKAHVAPLPQDARDPALHGRWPVHGLRQDHQPQIAVPAGPAVRRRMPGPRLRARGPSCKKKTSQWQLYFACLLRRGAGGCSLA; translated from the coding sequence ATGACGAAGGCGAAGCAGCCGTTTCCCGTGAGCGAGGTGCGCCGGTATCTGGAGCCGGGGCCGATCGTGCTGGTCTCCTCCCGCTGGCAGGGGCGGGACAACATCATGACCATGGGCTGGCACACGGTGCTGGAGTTCACCCCCTCGCTGGTGGGCTGCATGATCTCCAGCGGCAACCACAGCTTCCAGATGATCCGCAACAGCCGGCAGTGCGTCATCAACCTGCCGACGACCGCGCTCACCGACACGGTGGTCGGCATCGGCAACTGCTCGGGCTCCAGCACCGACAAGTTCGCCGCGTTCAGCCTCACGCCCGAGGAGGCGGAAGAGGTGGACGCCCCGCTCATCCGCGAATGCCACGCCAGCTTCGAGTGCCGCCTGCACGACGACGCCATGGTTGATCGCTACAACTTCTTCATCTTCGAGGTGGTGAAGGCCCACGTCGCCCCCCTCCCCCAAGATGCCCGAGACCCTGCACTACATGGGCGATGGCCAGTTCATGGTCTCCGGCAAGACCATCAGCCGCAAATCGCAGTTCCTGCCGGACCGGCTGTAAGGCGGCGGATGCCAGGGCCTCGCCTTCGCGCACGGGGCCCATCCTGCAAAAAGAAAACAAGCCAGTGGCAGTTGTACTTCGCCTGCCTCTTGCGTCGCGGCGCGGGAGGGTGCAGCCTCGCTTAA
- a CDS encoding metal-dependent hydrolase family protein: protein MGKLPLFATALVATAALLPQVAQAEVTLVRAGRVIVDANKPALGPSTIAVRDGRIVKVASGNPDVRALVPDLKPDEPVKEIDLSSKTVLPGLIDAHVHLSGDPGTPWWKEAVNSDEYATAVGTKNALVTVRAGFTTVRDLGSGKNVGFALRDAVRDGVIVGPRILSSGPAISIIGGHGDVSGFRREVVEALSAGNTCTGAVQCAARVREASRAGADVIKITATGGVLSQQARGLGQHFTNEELEAIMDTAHSLGLKVAAHAHGAKGIETAARAGVDSIEHGTFVDDAGLKVMKEKGTYMVPTLMAFTGISERLGKGVYTPQVEEKIRQTLKVRGKQIAAAKHEGVPIAFGTDSAVYEHGRNGEEFGLMVQYGGLTPREALASATTSAAKLLGLESEIGTLEPGKSADIIAVDGDPLTNVRVLEKVQFVMASGRVVPMQ from the coding sequence ATGGGGAAGCTTCCTCTCTTTGCAACCGCGCTGGTTGCAACGGCGGCTTTGTTGCCGCAGGTCGCGCAGGCGGAGGTCACGCTGGTGCGCGCCGGGCGGGTGATCGTCGATGCGAACAAGCCCGCGCTGGGGCCGTCCACCATCGCCGTGCGCGATGGACGCATCGTCAAGGTCGCGAGCGGCAATCCGGATGTGCGGGCGCTGGTGCCCGATTTGAAGCCGGACGAGCCGGTGAAGGAAATCGACCTGTCGTCCAAGACCGTGCTGCCGGGCCTGATCGACGCGCACGTGCACCTTTCGGGCGATCCGGGCACGCCGTGGTGGAAGGAGGCCGTGAACAGCGATGAATACGCCACGGCCGTCGGCACCAAGAACGCGCTCGTCACCGTGCGCGCCGGGTTCACCACCGTGCGGGACCTGGGCTCGGGCAAGAACGTGGGCTTCGCCCTGCGCGACGCCGTGCGCGACGGGGTGATCGTCGGCCCGCGCATTCTCTCCTCCGGCCCGGCTATTTCCATCATCGGCGGCCATGGTGACGTGAGCGGGTTCCGCCGCGAGGTGGTGGAGGCCCTGTCGGCCGGCAACACCTGCACCGGCGCGGTGCAGTGCGCGGCCCGCGTGCGCGAGGCTTCCCGCGCCGGGGCGGATGTCATCAAGATCACCGCGACGGGCGGCGTGCTCTCGCAGCAGGCGCGCGGCCTTGGCCAGCACTTCACCAATGAGGAGCTTGAGGCCATCATGGACACGGCCCACAGCCTCGGCCTCAAGGTCGCGGCCCATGCCCATGGCGCCAAGGGCATCGAGACCGCCGCGCGGGCGGGTGTCGATTCCATCGAGCATGGCACCTTCGTCGATGACGCCGGCCTCAAGGTGATGAAGGAGAAGGGCACCTACATGGTGCCGACGCTGATGGCCTTCACCGGCATTTCCGAGCGGCTGGGCAAGGGCGTCTACACCCCGCAGGTGGAAGAGAAGATCCGCCAGACGCTGAAGGTGCGCGGCAAGCAGATCGCGGCGGCCAAGCACGAGGGCGTTCCCATTGCCTTCGGCACCGATTCCGCCGTCTATGAGCACGGCCGCAACGGCGAGGAGTTCGGCCTGATGGTGCAATACGGCGGGCTTACCCCGCGCGAGGCCCTGGCCAGCGCCACCACCTCGGCGGCGAAGTTGCTGGGGCTAGAGAGCGAAATCGGCACGCTGGAGCCCGGCAAGTCGGCTGATATCATCGCGGTGGATGGCGACCCGCTCACCAACGTTCGGGTGCTGGAG
- a CDS encoding NAD(P)H-dependent glycerol-3-phosphate dehydrogenase: MTAIETIGIVGAGAWGTALAQVAAKAGRNVILWAREPEVVGAINTAHENTAFLKGVALEPAIRATNTLADLAQVDALFLVTPAQFLRATLAQLGGLLPKTAPLVLCSKGIEQGTGLLMTEVCNAVAGEHPLAVLSGPTFAAEVARGLPTAITLACEDEDLGTLLTDAIGLPTFRPYWSPDLIGAEVGGAVKNVLAIACGIAEGRQLGENARAALITRGFAEMLRFGAAKGANAETLSGLCGLGDLILTCSSTQSRNMSLGQAIGQGRRMQDILAERKTVAEGAYTAPVLQDAAQKLGVEMPITDAVVQLLYHDANVDEVIGALLNRPFRAE; encoded by the coding sequence ATGACGGCGATCGAGACCATCGGCATTGTGGGCGCGGGCGCGTGGGGCACGGCGCTGGCGCAGGTGGCCGCCAAGGCCGGGCGCAACGTGATCCTCTGGGCGCGCGAGCCGGAGGTTGTCGGAGCCATCAACACCGCCCACGAAAACACCGCCTTCCTGAAGGGCGTGGCGCTGGAGCCCGCCATCCGCGCCACCAACACGCTTGCCGATCTGGCGCAGGTGGACGCGCTGTTCCTCGTCACCCCTGCTCAGTTCCTACGCGCAACGCTCGCCCAGCTCGGCGGCCTCCTGCCAAAGACCGCCCCGCTCGTGCTCTGCTCCAAGGGCATCGAACAGGGCACCGGCCTCCTGATGACTGAAGTGTGCAACGCCGTGGCGGGCGAGCACCCGCTCGCCGTGCTTTCGGGGCCCACTTTTGCTGCCGAAGTCGCCCGCGGCCTGCCCACCGCCATCACGCTCGCCTGCGAGGACGAAGACCTCGGCACCCTGCTCACCGACGCCATCGGCCTGCCCACCTTCCGCCCCTACTGGTCGCCGGACCTCATCGGCGCGGAAGTGGGCGGCGCGGTCAAAAACGTGCTCGCCATCGCCTGCGGCATCGCCGAAGGCCGCCAGCTGGGCGAAAACGCCCGCGCCGCCCTTATCACCCGCGGCTTTGCCGAAATGCTGCGCTTCGGTGCCGCCAAGGGCGCAAACGCCGAAACCCTCTCCGGCCTGTGCGGGCTCGGCGACCTCATCCTCACCTGCTCCTCCACCCAATCCCGCAACATGAGCCTCGGGCAAGCCATCGGTCAGGGCCGCCGGATGCAGGACATCCTCGCCGAACGCAAAACCGTCGCCGAAGGCGCCTACACCGCCCCCGTGCTGCAGGACGCCGCGCAAAAGCTGGGCGTTGAAATGCCCATCACCGATGCCGTCGTGCAGCTGCTCTATCACGACGCCAACGTGGACGAAGTGATCGGCGCGCTGCTCAACCGGCCCTTCCGGGCGGAGTGA
- a CDS encoding COG4223 family protein, with amino-acid sequence MSENNGTTKASATGGPETARTGAGDAWTSARAEAIRRQSMSDQPRRGGSGWPWAITGIAIAFAAGLLANPWFEAEVRSHLPEPLRRFGTAETGSATGASGEQLARLEARLAALESRPAGASADLQPLYDRLAQLEARPGALPAEGAAPAVPADASLSQRVANLEARLATLDQTVTTASAQAQTLQNAHAQLDSRLTQFTAETKAQLDSLQAQGTQARTLVLVAAIRRALDNGQPIGGAVGILSQSLGSDNANVTALQAVAEGAPTLRQLRQRLASQKPTLLARAAPAASTGPWYERIGESLKSLVQVRRADQPAAAVPGDVASQLDTMDRRLAQGDLSGALAVSEALPQAVRGQMEPLLRDMRALVAARQALSRIEAAALAG; translated from the coding sequence ATGAGCGAAAACAACGGCACCACCAAGGCTTCCGCCACGGGCGGCCCAGAGACTGCCCGCACCGGCGCCGGGGATGCCTGGACGTCCGCCCGCGCCGAGGCGATCCGCCGTCAGAGCATGAGCGACCAGCCCCGCCGTGGCGGCAGCGGCTGGCCGTGGGCCATCACCGGCATCGCCATCGCCTTCGCGGCGGGTTTGCTCGCCAATCCGTGGTTCGAGGCCGAGGTGCGCTCGCACCTGCCTGAGCCGCTGCGCCGCTTCGGCACGGCGGAGACAGGGAGCGCGACCGGCGCCTCCGGCGAGCAGCTGGCCCGGCTTGAGGCGCGGTTGGCGGCGCTGGAATCCCGCCCGGCGGGCGCATCGGCCGACCTGCAACCGCTTTACGATCGCCTCGCCCAGCTTGAGGCGCGCCCAGGTGCGCTTCCAGCGGAAGGCGCAGCCCCGGCTGTTCCCGCCGATGCGAGCCTGTCCCAGCGCGTCGCCAATCTGGAGGCGCGGCTGGCAACGCTCGACCAGACCGTCACCACCGCCAGCGCGCAGGCGCAAACCCTTCAGAATGCCCACGCCCAGCTGGACAGCCGCCTGACCCAGTTCACGGCGGAAACCAAGGCGCAGCTGGACAGCCTTCAGGCCCAGGGCACGCAGGCCCGCACGCTGGTGCTGGTGGCGGCGATTCGCCGGGCGCTGGACAACGGCCAGCCCATCGGCGGAGCGGTTGGCATCCTCTCTCAGTCGCTGGGCAGCGACAATGCCAACGTTACCGCGCTTCAGGCGGTGGCCGAGGGCGCGCCCACCCTCCGGCAGCTGCGCCAGCGCCTCGCCAGCCAGAAGCCGACCCTGCTGGCCAGGGCGGCCCCGGCGGCCAGCACCGGCCCGTGGTATGAGCGGATTGGCGAGAGCCTGAAATCGCTGGTGCAGGTGCGCCGGGCGGACCAGCCTGCGGCGGCGGTGCCGGGCGATGTTGCTTCTCAGCTGGACACCATGGATCGCCGCCTGGCGCAGGGTGACCTGTCCGGCGCGTTGGCGGTCAGCGAAGCCCTGCCGCAGGCGGTGCGTGGCCAGATGGAGCCGCTGCTGCGCGATATGCGCGCTCTGGTTGCGGCCCGTCAGGCGCTCAGCCGCATCGAGGCGGCGGCGCTGGCGGGCTGA
- a CDS encoding uroporphyrinogen-III synthase, producing MARVLVTRPRVDAERLAARLEAAGHEAIVSPLLDVEPVAWDLPEAAYDAVLFTSRQAPPAVAGRAAALARVPVFPIGPGTHAACVDAGFGDVRPHAEGDLDGILASLIASGARTVLWLSGEQVSRDPAPVLAQHGISVLRRIVYRAQLAGRFTPEAEAALAANRIDWALLLSPRTATRFVELYDAVQGADPASLSLGCISDQVAARVAGKPWRAVAVAEQPTEASLLAATLALCHKQALPDPEGER from the coding sequence ATGGCGCGGGTTCTCGTCACCCGTCCGCGCGTCGATGCGGAACGTCTGGCGGCCCGGCTGGAAGCGGCGGGGCACGAGGCGATCGTCTCCCCGCTGCTCGACGTGGAGCCGGTGGCGTGGGACCTGCCGGAGGCTGCTTACGACGCGGTGCTGTTCACCAGCCGTCAGGCTCCGCCCGCTGTTGCGGGGCGGGCGGCGGCACTGGCGCGTGTGCCCGTGTTTCCCATCGGTCCCGGCACCCATGCGGCCTGTGTGGACGCGGGCTTTGGGGACGTTCGCCCCCATGCGGAGGGGGACTTGGATGGGATTCTCGCCAGCCTTATCGCCAGCGGTGCGCGCACCGTGCTGTGGCTGAGCGGCGAGCAGGTGAGCCGCGACCCCGCGCCCGTTCTGGCGCAACACGGCATTTCGGTTCTTCGTCGCATTGTCTACCGCGCGCAGCTTGCCGGGCGTTTCACGCCCGAGGCCGAGGCGGCGCTGGCGGCCAACCGCATCGATTGGGCGTTGCTGCTATCGCCCCGCACGGCGACGCGGTTCGTTGAGCTTTATGATGCCGTGCAGGGGGCTGACCCAGCCTCGTTGAGCCTGGGCTGCATCAGCGACCAGGTGGCGGCGCGGGTGGCGGGGAAACCGTGGCGCGCTGTTGCCGTTGCCGAACAGCCCACCGAGGCCAGCCTCTTGGCGGCTACCCTGGCTTTGTGCCACAAACAGGCCTTACCCGACCCGGAGGGGGAAAGATGA